In Chanodichthys erythropterus isolate Z2021 chromosome 18, ASM2448905v1, whole genome shotgun sequence, the following are encoded in one genomic region:
- the znf106a gene encoding zinc finger protein 106 isoform X2 yields MVKEQKCILCETVYSSKQEMEEHMRSMLHHRELENLKGRDCGHECRVCGVTEVSLTDYASHISSPSHKQRVEDQKHQPSNEDKDEKYFDKDIVQLIEKRKEMIRKEEASAKQAKEERDTSRRWQELRSQWQGQRPLMYQQCGPWDRSYPNFPQMPKRGRGTNWQNLRYSSPERNKWFNPNRQVRCATWHAEGPPDLQKWGSTGRQGGSLHNQGNFWGGYGVCPPQMRKQYPWNNSQFNVPWQGQYMPPPRQFKSSARDQQKTPNCSENQTKGEQSVEESGGEHDPNKGKGQKSEKAHRWAPYPPAKLGDPSSQANPQPTLDKSNVESPENVKAHSFKEGTQDMARKSKADRKNWQHNPAEPYCEESDCREQKSSFKNIGSTNMGSFAYPSTSTTRRTEMPSKLADDGSKMNLKQAGSQDSVSTKGSKHSHSSSEFPQHASSSAEQDSLLSEMLRKAKETLLNRNNSDTSGPENCLKGSKTVPQIKKQVESLELNKNKKLHERTKKLNKNKGQERLGFSRRNSNDREHLTSTETSVQIGNVRNDIRPSLQSLQVSTSTMDHEDEEECGEMEENPHLTVQDQVMDTLDEDLCLFGEGSHSSPSQQTAGGSVPSLSKLALPACLQRDLNRHMGTKGKAASHEPNLNIARRIRNVSGSRKNEPEKDSGLKPTLRQLISSSGSRRNVNWDQVYQEVNRKKQGKGLPRFGIEMVPCEPESPNQMDENDVPLSEGFHWDSLFDLGQVPSRKRSLSESNVVKDGPAGTSSLLKGVDPLRDSPACGPSQQSKREELQSKGHLEIQGSKGPSKGPEDVEGDSGCTSEIEMIDIQGAGKKRRAQGDVVSPEIPNEDRKNKRQKIKSKKERSQVDQLLAVSLREEELNSSLQAVDNSIIQARAALQAAYLEVQRLLMVKQQVTNEMNSLRAKRIEILQGMQGEFEPKEAERNSEEILTSSSTQVTQTTASTVLPTTAAHSSSSTSSLPVNIKQEPIAPCNTIPECNPIKCPFPEPQNTTPVQTVFAACQTDTFKYNSKMESSHDATIMALTAAPSDHRIEPSPNKENCQNSQEGLANPSSHLSPKPLSPSSHLETDPVKRVRKLKKKKCLKKAKGNEQPEISESELDAEQPAPRPARKYRPHRRSSGTSASPPTPEEKIENEAMVVTEVSKTQPQRTKLATPPKNEAHSDSSELEMVELPPPVPTDFVNLDSSDPDEIPEKNAKESTKESTKKSTKESAKESAKESTTAYSKDRAITDPQNLACNEVTSTSEIDTSSTVKVRESEIKSASTALESKLLSDVSDPGEEEVPTEGEFEGHQEAVNGMQIHNGLLYTCSGDRTIRAFNLISRKCVALFEGHSSKVNCLLVSCGGGLQQRLYSGSSDQTIRCYNLKSTECVEQLSLPDRVLCLHNRWKILYAGLANGSVTTFSLRV; encoded by the exons ATGGTTAAAGAACAGAAATGCATTCTTTGTGAAACTGTCTACAGCTCCAAACAG GAGATGGAAGAGCACATGAGAAGTATGCTGCATCACAGGGAGTTGGAGAATCTGAAAGGCCG GGACTGTGGACACGAGTGCCGGGTCTGCGGCGTAACGGAGGTAAGCCTGACCGACTATGCCAGTCACATCTCCAGCCCTTCACATAAACAGCGCGTTGAGGATCAGAAGCACCAGCCCTCAAACGAAGACAAAGATGAAAAGTATTTTGACAAGGACATTGTGCAGCTCATCGAGAAACGCAAGGAAATGATCAG GAAAGAAGAGGCTTCTGCAAAGCAGGCTAAAGAGGAGCGGGACACCTCAAGGAGGTGGCAGGAGCTTCGGTCTCAGTGGCAGGGACAAAGGCCTTTGATGTATCAGCAGTGTGGCCCTTGGGACCGGTCCTATCCTAACTTTCCTCAGATGCCCAAAAGGGGCAGAGGCACTAATTGGCAGAATTTAAGATATTCATCCCCTGAACGCAACAAATGGTTTAACCCTAACCGACAGGTTAGGTGTGCCACATGGCATGCTGAAGGACCACCTGACTTGCAGAAGTGGGGCTCCACTGGTCGTCAGGGAGGGAGTTTGCACAACCAAGGAAACTTCTGGGGTGGCTATGGAGTCTGCCCTCCACAGATGAGAAAGCAGTATCCCTGGAACAACAGTCAGTTTAATGTCCCTTGGCAGGGACAATATATGCCTCCACCTAGACAATTTAAATCGTCTGCAAGAGACCAGCAAAAAACACCCAACTGCTCTGAGAATCAGACAAAGGGTGAACAGAGTGTAGAAGAATCTGGTGGTGAGCATGATCCCAACAAAGGTAAGGGTCAGAAGTCAGAGAAGGCACATCGATGGGCACCTTATCCACCAGCTAAACTTGGGGATCCTTCATCTCAGGCTAACCCTCAGCCAACTTTAGATAAGTCAAATGTGGAATCTCCTGAAAACGTTAAGGCACATAGTTTCAAGGAGGGCACTCAGGACATGGCAAGGAAATCCAAGGCAGACCGAAAAAATTGGCAGCATAATCCAGCAGAACCTTACTGTGAAGAGAGTGATTGCAGGGAGCAGAAGAGTTCCTTCAAGAACATTGGCAGTACTAACATGGGTAGTTTCGCCTACCCCTCCACCTCCACCACTAGAAGAACGGAGATGCCCAGCAAGCTTGCTGATGATGGCtcaaagatgaatctcaaacaAGCAGGAAGTCAAGACTCTGTCAGCACTAAAGGTTCTAAGCATTCCCATTCAAGTTCCGAATTCCCACAACATGCCTCTTCCAGTGCAGAGCAAGACAGTCTTCTGTCAGAGATGCTGCGAAAAGCTAAAGAGACATTGCTTAATAGAAATAACTCTGACACATCTGGCCCAGAGAACTGCCTCAAAGGATCAAAGACTGTGCCTCAGATTAAGAAGCAAGTTGAGAGTTTAGAACTAAACAAGAATAAAAAATTACATGAGCGTACAAAAAAACTGAACAAGAACAAGGGTCAAGAAAGGCTAGGTTTTTCAAGACGCAACAGCAATGACAGAGAGCATTTAACCAGTACTGAGACCTCAGTACAGATTGGCAATGTGCGCAATGACATTAGGCCATCTCTGCAGTCCTTGCAAGTTAGTACCTCCACTATGGACCACGAAGATGAGGAGGAATGTGGTGAAATGGAAGAAAATCCTCACCTAACGGTACAAGATCAAGTCATGGACACACTAGACGAAGATTTATGCTTATTTGGTGAGGGGTCCCACAGCAGCCCATCCCAACAAACAGCAGGTGGCTCCGTGCCCTCTTTAAGTAAGCTTGCCTTGCCTGCTTGTCTCCAAAGGGATCTGAACCGCCATATGGGCACCAAAGGCAAAGCAGCATCCCATGAACCCAACTTGAATATTGCCAGACGTATTAGAAACGTGAGTGGCTCACGAAAGAATGAGCCTGAGAAGGACTCAGGACTTAAACCCACCTTGCGGCAGCTCATTAGCTCCTCTGGCTCCAGGCGGAACGTCAACTGGGACCAGGTCTACCAGGAAGTCAACCGGAAGAAGCAAGGCAAGGGCTTACCAAG ATTTGGTATAGAAATGGTGCCCTGTGAACCTGAGAGTCCAAACCAAATGGATGAAAATGATGTACCTCTTTCTGAGGGCTTTCATTGGGACTCTCTGTTTGACCTCGGTCAAGTGCCTTCCCGCAAGCGTAGCTTGTCTGAAAGCAATGTGGTCAAAGATGGCCCTGCTGGTACCAGCTCCCTTCTCAAAGGTGTAGACCCACTGAGAGACTCTCCTGCTTGTGGCCCATCACAGCAGTCCAAGAGAGAAGAGCTGCAGTCTAAAGGTCATCTAGAGATTCAAGGTTCGAAAGGACCTTCTAAAGGCCCAGAGGATGTTGAAGGAGACAGCGGTTGTACATCAGAGATTGAAATGATTGACATACAAGGAGCTGGGAAGAAACGCAGAGCTCAAGGA GATGTTGTGTCTCCAGAGATTCCTAATGAAGATAGGAAAAACAAGAGGCAAAAAATTAAGTCTAAGAAAG AGCGCTCTCAAGTGGATCAGTTGCTGGCTGTATCTCTACGTGAGGAGGAGCTTAACAGCTCGCTTCAGGCTGTGGATAACAGTATTATTCAGGCACGTGCTGCCCTGCAAGCTGCCTATTTGGAAGTACAGCGCCTGCTTATGGTGAAACAACAG GTAACCAATGAGATGAACTCTTTGAGGGCCAAACGGATTGAAATTCTTCAAGGAATGCAAG GTGAATTTGAGCCAAAGGAAGCAGAGAGGAACAGTGAGGAGATCTTGACCTCTTCGTCAACCCAGGTTACTCAGACCACTGCCAGCACTGTTCTCCCAACAACAGCGGCCCACTCATCCTCTTCAACATCCTCACTGCCTGTTAACATCAAACAGGAGCCCATTGCTCCATGTAACACCATTCCTGAGTGTAACCCTATCAAATGCCCCTTCCCAGAACCTCAAAATACCACACCTGTCCAAACAGTGTTTGCAGCTTGTCAAACAG ATACCTTCAAGTACAACAGTAAGATGGAGTCTTCGCATGATGCCACAATCATGGCTTTGACGGCAGCTCCCTCAGATCACAGAATAGAGCCATCACCCAACAAAGAAAATTGTCAAAATTCTCAAGAAGGGTTGGCCAACCCTTCTTCCCATCTCTCTCCCAAGCCACTGTCTCCCTCAAGCCACCTAGAAACTGATCCAGTTAAGCGTGTTCGAAAGCTGAAGAAGAAAAAGTGTCTTAAAAAAGCAAAGGGGAATGAGCAGCCTGAAATCAGTGAATCAGAACTTGATGCAGAGCAGCCCGCTCCTCGGCCTGCCCGCAAGTACCGACCTCATCGGCGATCCAGCGGCACCTCTGCCTCACCCCCCACACCAGAAGAGAAGATTGAAAATGAGGCGATGGTGGTCACAGAAGTTTCAAAGACACAACCACAGAGAACCAAGCTAGCGACACCACCAAAGAATGAGGCTCACTCCGATTCATCTGAATTGGAAATGGTGGAGCTTCCCCCACCTGTGCCCACTGATTTTGTCAATCTAGATTCTTCAGACCCAGATGAGATACCTGAAAAGAATGCCAAGGAGTCGACCAAGGAGTCGACCAAGAAATCGACCAAAGAGTCGGCAAAGGAGTCGGCCAAGGAGTCAACCACTGCATATTCAAAAGACCGTGCCATCACAGACCCCCAAAATCTTGCTTGCAATGAGGTCACCTCCACTAGTGAAATTGATACTAGCAGTACAGTCAAGGTTCGTGAAAG tgaaataaaaTCTGCCTCAACAGCGTTGGAGTCCAAGTTGCTTTCAG ATGTATCAGATCCAGGGGAGGAGGAGGTGCCTACAGAAGGAGAGTTTGAAGGCCATCAGGAGGCCGTGAATGGAATGCAGATCCATAACGGACTGCTGTATACTTGCTCAGGGGACCGCACTATACGTGCTTTCAACTTGATA AGCCGGAAGTGTGTGGCTTTGTTTGAAGGTCACAGCAGTAAAGTGAATTGCCTGTTGGTGTCATGTGGAGGAGGCCTGCAACAACGCCTGTACTCAGGATCAAGTGATCAGACCATCCGCTGTTACAACCTCAAG TCAACAGAATGTGTGGAACAGCTGTCTCTCCCAGATCGAGTTCTCTGTCTTCATAATCGTTGGAAAATTCTCTATGCCGGTCTGGCCAATGGCTCTGTGACCACCTTCAGTCTTAGGGTATGA
- the znf106a gene encoding zinc finger protein 106 isoform X1 produces the protein MVKEQKCILCETVYSSKQEMEEHMRSMLHHRELENLKGRDCGHECRVCGVTEVSLTDYASHISSPSHKQRVEDQKHQPSNEDKDEKYFDKDIVQLIEKRKEMIRKEEASAKQAKEERDTSRRWQELRSQWQGQRPLMYQQCGPWDRSYPNFPQMPKRGRGTNWQNLRYSSPERNKWFNPNRQVRCATWHAEGPPDLQKWGSTGRQGGSLHNQGNFWGGYGVCPPQMRKQYPWNNSQFNVPWQGQYMPPPRQFKSSARDQQKTPNCSENQTKGEQSVEESGGEHDPNKGKGQKSEKAHRWAPYPPAKLGDPSSQANPQPTLDKSNVESPENVKAHSFKEGTQDMARKSKADRKNWQHNPAEPYCEESDCREQKSSFKNIGSTNMGSFAYPSTSTTRRTEMPSKLADDGSKMNLKQAGSQDSVSTKGSKHSHSSSEFPQHASSSAEQDSLLSEMLRKAKETLLNRNNSDTSGPENCLKGSKTVPQIKKQVESLELNKNKKLHERTKKLNKNKGQERLGFSRRNSNDREHLTSTETSVQIGNVRNDIRPSLQSLQVSTSTMDHEDEEECGEMEENPHLTVQDQVMDTLDEDLCLFGEGSHSSPSQQTAGGSVPSLSKLALPACLQRDLNRHMGTKGKAASHEPNLNIARRIRNVSGSRKNEPEKDSGLKPTLRQLISSSGSRRNVNWDQVYQEVNRKKQGKGLPRFGIEMVPCEPESPNQMDENDVPLSEGFHWDSLFDLGQVPSRKRSLSESNVVKDGPAGTSSLLKGVDPLRDSPACGPSQQSKREELQSKGHLEIQGSKGPSKGPEDVEGDSGCTSEIEMIDIQGAGKKRRAQGDVVSPEIPNEDRKNKRQKIKSKKERSQVDQLLAVSLREEELNSSLQAVDNSIIQARAALQAAYLEVQRLLMVKQQVTNEMNSLRAKRIEILQGMQGEFEPKEAERNSEEILTSSSTQVTQTTASTVLPTTAAHSSSSTSSLPVNIKQEPIAPCNTIPECNPIKCPFPEPQNTTPVQTVFAACQTDTFKYNSKMESSHDATIMALTAAPSDHRIEPSPNKENCQNSQEGLANPSSHLSPKPLSPSSHLETDPVKRVRKLKKKKCLKKAKGNEQPEISESELDAEQPAPRPARKYRPHRRSSGTSASPPTPEEKIENEAMVVTEVSKTQPQRTKLATPPKNEAHSDSSELEMVELPPPVPTDFVNLDSSDPDEIPEKNAKESTKESTKKSTKESAKESAKESTTAYSKDRAITDPQNLACNEVTSTSEIDTSSTVKVRESEIKSASTALESKLLSDVSDPGEEEVPTEGEFEGHQEAVNGMQIHNGLLYTCSGDRTIRAFNLISRKCVALFEGHSSKVNCLLVSCGGGLQQRLYSGSSDQTIRCYNLKSTECVEQLSLPDRVLCLHNRWKILYAGLANGSVTTFSLRNNKQLDVFECHGPRAVSCLATAQEGARRILLVGSYDATISVRDAKNGLLLRTLEGHSKTVLCMKVVNDLVFSGSSDQSVHAHNIHTGELVRIYKGHSHAVTVVAILGKVMVTACLDKLVRVYELQSHDRLQVYGGHSDMVMCMVIHKSMIYTGCYDGSVKAVRLNLIQNYRCWWYGCTLIFGVIEHLQQHLLNDHTSPAQQTFKCRWRNCDTYFTTRNGSKQAVHCHMQKHAEDDSKMEP, from the exons ATGGTTAAAGAACAGAAATGCATTCTTTGTGAAACTGTCTACAGCTCCAAACAG GAGATGGAAGAGCACATGAGAAGTATGCTGCATCACAGGGAGTTGGAGAATCTGAAAGGCCG GGACTGTGGACACGAGTGCCGGGTCTGCGGCGTAACGGAGGTAAGCCTGACCGACTATGCCAGTCACATCTCCAGCCCTTCACATAAACAGCGCGTTGAGGATCAGAAGCACCAGCCCTCAAACGAAGACAAAGATGAAAAGTATTTTGACAAGGACATTGTGCAGCTCATCGAGAAACGCAAGGAAATGATCAG GAAAGAAGAGGCTTCTGCAAAGCAGGCTAAAGAGGAGCGGGACACCTCAAGGAGGTGGCAGGAGCTTCGGTCTCAGTGGCAGGGACAAAGGCCTTTGATGTATCAGCAGTGTGGCCCTTGGGACCGGTCCTATCCTAACTTTCCTCAGATGCCCAAAAGGGGCAGAGGCACTAATTGGCAGAATTTAAGATATTCATCCCCTGAACGCAACAAATGGTTTAACCCTAACCGACAGGTTAGGTGTGCCACATGGCATGCTGAAGGACCACCTGACTTGCAGAAGTGGGGCTCCACTGGTCGTCAGGGAGGGAGTTTGCACAACCAAGGAAACTTCTGGGGTGGCTATGGAGTCTGCCCTCCACAGATGAGAAAGCAGTATCCCTGGAACAACAGTCAGTTTAATGTCCCTTGGCAGGGACAATATATGCCTCCACCTAGACAATTTAAATCGTCTGCAAGAGACCAGCAAAAAACACCCAACTGCTCTGAGAATCAGACAAAGGGTGAACAGAGTGTAGAAGAATCTGGTGGTGAGCATGATCCCAACAAAGGTAAGGGTCAGAAGTCAGAGAAGGCACATCGATGGGCACCTTATCCACCAGCTAAACTTGGGGATCCTTCATCTCAGGCTAACCCTCAGCCAACTTTAGATAAGTCAAATGTGGAATCTCCTGAAAACGTTAAGGCACATAGTTTCAAGGAGGGCACTCAGGACATGGCAAGGAAATCCAAGGCAGACCGAAAAAATTGGCAGCATAATCCAGCAGAACCTTACTGTGAAGAGAGTGATTGCAGGGAGCAGAAGAGTTCCTTCAAGAACATTGGCAGTACTAACATGGGTAGTTTCGCCTACCCCTCCACCTCCACCACTAGAAGAACGGAGATGCCCAGCAAGCTTGCTGATGATGGCtcaaagatgaatctcaaacaAGCAGGAAGTCAAGACTCTGTCAGCACTAAAGGTTCTAAGCATTCCCATTCAAGTTCCGAATTCCCACAACATGCCTCTTCCAGTGCAGAGCAAGACAGTCTTCTGTCAGAGATGCTGCGAAAAGCTAAAGAGACATTGCTTAATAGAAATAACTCTGACACATCTGGCCCAGAGAACTGCCTCAAAGGATCAAAGACTGTGCCTCAGATTAAGAAGCAAGTTGAGAGTTTAGAACTAAACAAGAATAAAAAATTACATGAGCGTACAAAAAAACTGAACAAGAACAAGGGTCAAGAAAGGCTAGGTTTTTCAAGACGCAACAGCAATGACAGAGAGCATTTAACCAGTACTGAGACCTCAGTACAGATTGGCAATGTGCGCAATGACATTAGGCCATCTCTGCAGTCCTTGCAAGTTAGTACCTCCACTATGGACCACGAAGATGAGGAGGAATGTGGTGAAATGGAAGAAAATCCTCACCTAACGGTACAAGATCAAGTCATGGACACACTAGACGAAGATTTATGCTTATTTGGTGAGGGGTCCCACAGCAGCCCATCCCAACAAACAGCAGGTGGCTCCGTGCCCTCTTTAAGTAAGCTTGCCTTGCCTGCTTGTCTCCAAAGGGATCTGAACCGCCATATGGGCACCAAAGGCAAAGCAGCATCCCATGAACCCAACTTGAATATTGCCAGACGTATTAGAAACGTGAGTGGCTCACGAAAGAATGAGCCTGAGAAGGACTCAGGACTTAAACCCACCTTGCGGCAGCTCATTAGCTCCTCTGGCTCCAGGCGGAACGTCAACTGGGACCAGGTCTACCAGGAAGTCAACCGGAAGAAGCAAGGCAAGGGCTTACCAAG ATTTGGTATAGAAATGGTGCCCTGTGAACCTGAGAGTCCAAACCAAATGGATGAAAATGATGTACCTCTTTCTGAGGGCTTTCATTGGGACTCTCTGTTTGACCTCGGTCAAGTGCCTTCCCGCAAGCGTAGCTTGTCTGAAAGCAATGTGGTCAAAGATGGCCCTGCTGGTACCAGCTCCCTTCTCAAAGGTGTAGACCCACTGAGAGACTCTCCTGCTTGTGGCCCATCACAGCAGTCCAAGAGAGAAGAGCTGCAGTCTAAAGGTCATCTAGAGATTCAAGGTTCGAAAGGACCTTCTAAAGGCCCAGAGGATGTTGAAGGAGACAGCGGTTGTACATCAGAGATTGAAATGATTGACATACAAGGAGCTGGGAAGAAACGCAGAGCTCAAGGA GATGTTGTGTCTCCAGAGATTCCTAATGAAGATAGGAAAAACAAGAGGCAAAAAATTAAGTCTAAGAAAG AGCGCTCTCAAGTGGATCAGTTGCTGGCTGTATCTCTACGTGAGGAGGAGCTTAACAGCTCGCTTCAGGCTGTGGATAACAGTATTATTCAGGCACGTGCTGCCCTGCAAGCTGCCTATTTGGAAGTACAGCGCCTGCTTATGGTGAAACAACAG GTAACCAATGAGATGAACTCTTTGAGGGCCAAACGGATTGAAATTCTTCAAGGAATGCAAG GTGAATTTGAGCCAAAGGAAGCAGAGAGGAACAGTGAGGAGATCTTGACCTCTTCGTCAACCCAGGTTACTCAGACCACTGCCAGCACTGTTCTCCCAACAACAGCGGCCCACTCATCCTCTTCAACATCCTCACTGCCTGTTAACATCAAACAGGAGCCCATTGCTCCATGTAACACCATTCCTGAGTGTAACCCTATCAAATGCCCCTTCCCAGAACCTCAAAATACCACACCTGTCCAAACAGTGTTTGCAGCTTGTCAAACAG ATACCTTCAAGTACAACAGTAAGATGGAGTCTTCGCATGATGCCACAATCATGGCTTTGACGGCAGCTCCCTCAGATCACAGAATAGAGCCATCACCCAACAAAGAAAATTGTCAAAATTCTCAAGAAGGGTTGGCCAACCCTTCTTCCCATCTCTCTCCCAAGCCACTGTCTCCCTCAAGCCACCTAGAAACTGATCCAGTTAAGCGTGTTCGAAAGCTGAAGAAGAAAAAGTGTCTTAAAAAAGCAAAGGGGAATGAGCAGCCTGAAATCAGTGAATCAGAACTTGATGCAGAGCAGCCCGCTCCTCGGCCTGCCCGCAAGTACCGACCTCATCGGCGATCCAGCGGCACCTCTGCCTCACCCCCCACACCAGAAGAGAAGATTGAAAATGAGGCGATGGTGGTCACAGAAGTTTCAAAGACACAACCACAGAGAACCAAGCTAGCGACACCACCAAAGAATGAGGCTCACTCCGATTCATCTGAATTGGAAATGGTGGAGCTTCCCCCACCTGTGCCCACTGATTTTGTCAATCTAGATTCTTCAGACCCAGATGAGATACCTGAAAAGAATGCCAAGGAGTCGACCAAGGAGTCGACCAAGAAATCGACCAAAGAGTCGGCAAAGGAGTCGGCCAAGGAGTCAACCACTGCATATTCAAAAGACCGTGCCATCACAGACCCCCAAAATCTTGCTTGCAATGAGGTCACCTCCACTAGTGAAATTGATACTAGCAGTACAGTCAAGGTTCGTGAAAG tgaaataaaaTCTGCCTCAACAGCGTTGGAGTCCAAGTTGCTTTCAG ATGTATCAGATCCAGGGGAGGAGGAGGTGCCTACAGAAGGAGAGTTTGAAGGCCATCAGGAGGCCGTGAATGGAATGCAGATCCATAACGGACTGCTGTATACTTGCTCAGGGGACCGCACTATACGTGCTTTCAACTTGATA AGCCGGAAGTGTGTGGCTTTGTTTGAAGGTCACAGCAGTAAAGTGAATTGCCTGTTGGTGTCATGTGGAGGAGGCCTGCAACAACGCCTGTACTCAGGATCAAGTGATCAGACCATCCGCTGTTACAACCTCAAG TCAACAGAATGTGTGGAACAGCTGTCTCTCCCAGATCGAGTTCTCTGTCTTCATAATCGTTGGAAAATTCTCTATGCCGGTCTGGCCAATGGCTCTGTGACCACCTTCAGTCTTAGG AACAACAAGCAGCTGGATGTGTTTGAGTGCCATGGCCCACGGGCTGTAAGTTGCCTGGCGACGGCTCAGGAAGGGGCTCGGCGTATCCTGCTAGTTGGTTCCTATGATGCCACCATCAGCGTTAGAGATGCTAAGAATGGCCTATTGCTGCGTACACTAGAGGGCCACAGCAAAACTGTGCTCTGCATGAAG GTGGTGAACGATTTGGTGTTCAGTGGCTCGAGTGACCAGTCTGTACATGCACATAATATACAT ACAGGAGAACTGGTGAGGATCTATAAGGGTCATAGTCATGCCGTCACCGTGGTGGCCATATTGGGAAAGGTGATGGTCACCGCATGCCTGGACAAACTGGTCCGTGTGTACGAGCTCCAG TCTCATGACAGACTTCAAGTATATGGTGGACATTCAGACATGGTGATGTGTATGGTCATCCACAAGAGCATG ATCTACACAGGCTGCTATGATGGGAGCGTGAAAGCTGTCAGATTGAACCTGATTCAGAACTACCGCTGCTGG TGGTACGGTTGTACCCTAATCTTTGGCGTGATAGAGCACCTGCAGCAGCACCTGCTGAACGACCACACCAGCCCAGCACAGCAAACATTCAAATGCCGCTGGAGGAACTGCGACACGTACTTCACCACCCGCAACGGCTCCAAACAG